One Allostreptomyces psammosilenae DNA segment encodes these proteins:
- a CDS encoding MFS transporter codes for MNASDAEGPNGPNGPNGPNGPNGPNGRDGRDAGRADAGAPSRPTPPSARATGAGRPRPDARLRRARAAVVILFFANAIAYANVVPRLPEIRDALSLSNTALGSAIATMPVGALLAGLSAGVLGALIGSGRLATLCAVGFGVVVPLIGLADRWWMLAGCLFLLGVLDAVMDAAMNAHGLRVQRGYGRSILNSFHGVWSVGAVTGGVLGTLAAGLGLTLRVHTAAVGVLLAVLAVVAWPLLLPGADDADRPAARDAERPAAGGAAAAAAGARAGLRAALPALLLLGLVLVMTSVVEDTPASWGSALLQDDYAVPAAVAGLAYVAFQAAMTIGRFTGDRVTDVYGPVRVARWGGLLIAVPVGLALLTELAPAVILAFGLAGLGAATLFPAAMHAAGSIPGVRSGDGIAVVSWLARVGFLAAPPLVGFVGDRVGLRVGTAIVVLAGLLIFLLARVLAPAERHPHVRP; via the coding sequence GTGAACGCCTCCGACGCAGAAGGCCCGAACGGCCCGAACGGCCCGAACGGCCCGAACGGCCCGAACGGCCCGAACGGCCGGGACGGCCGGGACGCCGGGCGGGCGGACGCCGGCGCCCCGTCCCGGCCGACGCCCCCCTCCGCCAGGGCCACCGGCGCCGGGCGCCCCCGCCCCGACGCGCGACTGCGCCGGGCCCGCGCCGCCGTCGTCATCCTCTTCTTCGCCAACGCCATCGCCTACGCCAACGTGGTGCCCCGGCTCCCGGAGATCCGCGACGCGCTGAGCCTGTCCAACACGGCCCTGGGCAGCGCGATCGCCACCATGCCGGTCGGCGCCCTGCTCGCCGGCCTGTCCGCCGGCGTCCTCGGGGCGCTGATCGGCAGCGGCCGGCTGGCCACGCTGTGCGCGGTGGGCTTCGGCGTGGTCGTGCCGCTGATCGGCCTGGCCGACCGTTGGTGGATGCTGGCCGGCTGCCTGTTCCTGCTGGGCGTGCTGGACGCCGTCATGGACGCCGCCATGAACGCCCACGGCCTGCGCGTGCAGCGGGGCTACGGGCGCTCGATCCTGAACAGCTTCCACGGCGTGTGGAGCGTCGGTGCGGTGACCGGCGGGGTGCTCGGCACGCTGGCCGCCGGCCTCGGCCTGACGCTGCGCGTCCACACGGCGGCCGTCGGCGTGCTGCTGGCGGTGCTGGCCGTGGTGGCCTGGCCCCTGCTGCTGCCGGGCGCCGACGACGCCGACCGGCCGGCGGCCCGTGACGCCGAGCGCCCGGCGGCCGGCGGGGCCGCCGCCGCTGCCGCGGGCGCCCGGGCGGGACTGCGCGCCGCCCTGCCGGCGCTGCTCCTGCTGGGACTGGTGCTGGTGATGACCTCCGTCGTGGAGGACACCCCCGCCTCCTGGGGCTCGGCGCTGCTCCAGGACGACTACGCCGTCCCGGCCGCCGTCGCCGGCCTGGCCTACGTGGCCTTCCAGGCGGCGATGACGATCGGCCGGTTCACCGGCGACCGGGTCACCGACGTCTACGGCCCGGTGCGGGTGGCCCGGTGGGGTGGCCTGCTCATCGCCGTGCCGGTGGGGCTGGCGCTGCTGACCGAGCTGGCGCCCGCCGTCATCCTCGCCTTCGGCCTGGCCGGCCTGGGCGCGGCCACCCTCTTCCCGGCGGCCATGCACGCCGCGGGCAGCATCCCGGGGGTGCGCAGCGGGGACGGCATCGCGGTGGTCTCCTGGCTGGCCCGGGTGGGTTTCCTGGCCGCCCCGCCACTCGTGGGGTTCGTCGGCGACCGGGTCGGGCTGCGCGTCGGAACGGCGATCGTGGTCCTGGCCGGGCTGCTGATCTTCCTGCTGGCGAGGGTCCTCGCCCCGGCCGAGCGCCACCCGCACGTACGCCCCTAG
- a CDS encoding FG-GAP-like repeat-containing protein has product MFCASVVLAASGALAVVGQEPAAARPATAPGGPAAPAAAATPAAPEVGVLNTLDLLPPQAGGPSAPAEEELPELPATRTEPFRLVAVTWDDPAAPPQAPVQVRTRDAATGTWTPWRELGVSPVAQGADPSESPEGRLRGGTDPLWVDVSDGVQVRLADSTEPEQDGALVVPEGLRVDLIGAEPAAGSTALNSTATGLNSAATSTVAASSVSTAATTVPQPAVISRAGWGATAPTEPSDIGTSIKAVFVHHTAETNDYTCAQSPQIVRDIQTYHMSSLGWRDLGYNFLVDKCGTIFEGRSGGIDQPVIAAHTLGFNTDTTGISVLGEYTSTAPSQAAQDSVAHLAAWKLALYGVDATGQTVLTAGADNGKYTTGQQVTFHNISGHRDGFATECPGTAFYNRLPALRTEARAIQTAPVAPAQPRANDMNGDGIGDLVAIDTSGRLRLYTGYGDGRVSGPVTIGTAGWTGAKISHRGDYTGDGIEDLVARVGTTAYVYPGNGDGTVGSRIVMNGVGSAWANAAQIVSVGDLTGDAYPDVVVEDGGRLLLFAGDPVNKPGVKPGVQIGIGWAPYTIFAPGDTNGDGLPDLLARNTNDGRMWLYNGTISQNFGNGARTLYGSAGWTSSNRPLLASAADADRNGTADIYATTREGTGTLLFYRGGTDANGNPIDGPSTLVGNGGWNGIAFIS; this is encoded by the coding sequence TTGTTCTGCGCCAGCGTGGTGCTGGCCGCCTCCGGTGCGCTGGCCGTCGTCGGCCAGGAGCCGGCGGCGGCACGCCCGGCGACGGCGCCCGGCGGCCCGGCCGCGCCCGCCGCCGCGGCCACCCCCGCCGCCCCCGAGGTCGGCGTCCTGAACACCCTCGACCTCCTTCCCCCGCAGGCCGGCGGTCCGTCCGCCCCGGCAGAGGAGGAACTGCCGGAGCTGCCCGCGACGCGCACCGAGCCCTTCCGGCTGGTGGCGGTCACGTGGGACGACCCGGCCGCGCCGCCCCAGGCGCCGGTGCAGGTGCGCACCCGGGACGCGGCCACCGGCACCTGGACGCCGTGGCGCGAGCTGGGGGTCTCCCCGGTCGCGCAGGGCGCCGACCCGTCGGAGAGCCCGGAGGGCCGGCTGCGCGGCGGAACGGACCCGCTGTGGGTGGACGTCTCCGACGGCGTGCAGGTCCGACTGGCGGACAGCACCGAACCGGAGCAGGACGGGGCGCTGGTCGTGCCCGAGGGCCTGCGGGTCGACCTCATCGGCGCCGAGCCGGCCGCCGGCTCCACGGCCCTCAACTCCACGGCCACGGGCCTCAACTCCGCGGCCACCTCCACGGTCGCCGCCAGCTCGGTCTCCACGGCCGCGACCACCGTGCCGCAGCCGGCCGTGATCAGCCGCGCCGGCTGGGGTGCCACCGCGCCGACGGAGCCGTCCGACATCGGCACCAGCATCAAGGCGGTCTTCGTCCACCACACGGCGGAGACCAACGACTACACCTGCGCGCAGTCCCCGCAGATCGTCCGGGACATCCAGACGTACCACATGAGCAGCCTCGGCTGGCGCGACCTGGGCTACAACTTCCTGGTCGACAAGTGCGGCACGATCTTCGAGGGCCGCTCCGGCGGCATCGACCAGCCGGTGATCGCCGCGCACACCCTCGGCTTCAACACCGACACCACCGGCATCTCCGTGCTCGGTGAGTACACCTCGACCGCCCCGTCCCAGGCCGCGCAGGACTCGGTCGCGCACCTGGCGGCGTGGAAGCTCGCGCTGTACGGCGTCGACGCGACCGGCCAGACCGTGCTGACCGCCGGCGCCGACAACGGCAAGTACACCACCGGCCAGCAGGTGACGTTCCACAACATCTCCGGCCACCGCGACGGCTTCGCCACCGAGTGCCCGGGCACCGCCTTCTACAACCGGCTGCCGGCCCTGCGCACCGAGGCCCGGGCCATCCAGACCGCTCCGGTGGCGCCGGCCCAGCCGCGCGCCAACGACATGAACGGCGACGGCATCGGCGACCTCGTCGCCATCGACACCTCCGGCCGGCTGCGGCTGTACACGGGCTACGGGGACGGCCGGGTGTCCGGCCCGGTCACCATCGGCACGGCCGGCTGGACCGGGGCGAAGATCAGCCACCGCGGCGACTACACCGGTGACGGCATCGAGGACCTCGTCGCCCGGGTCGGCACGACCGCGTACGTCTACCCGGGCAACGGCGACGGCACGGTGGGCAGCCGCATCGTGATGAACGGCGTGGGCAGCGCCTGGGCCAACGCCGCGCAGATCGTCTCGGTGGGCGACCTCACCGGCGACGCCTACCCGGACGTGGTGGTCGAGGACGGCGGGCGGCTGCTGCTGTTCGCCGGCGACCCGGTGAACAAGCCGGGCGTCAAGCCGGGCGTGCAGATCGGCATCGGCTGGGCCCCCTACACCATCTTCGCGCCGGGTGACACCAACGGCGACGGCCTGCCGGACCTGCTCGCCCGCAACACCAACGACGGCCGGATGTGGCTGTACAACGGCACGATCAGCCAGAACTTCGGCAACGGCGCCCGCACCCTCTACGGCAGCGCGGGCTGGACCAGCAGCAACCGCCCGCTGCTGGCCTCCGCCGCCGACGCGGACCGCAACGGCACGGCGGACATCTACGCCACCACGCGCGAGGGCACTGGCACCCTGCTGTTCTACCGCGGCGGCACGGACGCGAACGGCAACCCGATCGACGGCCCGTCGACGCTGGTCGGCAACGGCGGCTGGAACGGCATCGCGTTCATCAGCTAG